From the genome of Leptotrichia sp. oral taxon 847:
TTGAAGAAGGAGAGAAATAATGTCAGATAAACAAAAAGTAATAGAAATTAAGAATATAAGAAAAGATTTTGGAAATAGAACGGTTTTAAAAGATATAAACTTTAATGTACACGAAGGAGAAGTCGTGAGTATAATAGGTTCTTCTGGAAGTGGAAAATCTACGCTTTTACGATGTATAAATTTACTAGAAACACCTACCAGTGGACAAATCTTGATCCACGGGAAAGATGTATTGAACGGCGATGTTCCTTTGGTTGAGTTGAGAGAAAAAGTTGGAATGGTCTTTCAGCAATTTAATTTATTCAATAACTTAAGTGTTCTAGATAACTGCGTTATTGGACAAATGAAAGTTTTGAAAAAAACTAGGGAAGAAGCTGAAAAAGTTGCAAAAGAATTTTTAGGAAAAGTT
Proteins encoded in this window:
- a CDS encoding amino acid ABC transporter ATP-binding protein — encoded protein: MSDKQKVIEIKNIRKDFGNRTVLKDINFNVHEGEVVSIIGSSGSGKSTLLRCINLLETPTSGQILIHGKDVLNGDVPLVELREKVGMVFQQFNLFNNLSVLDNCVIGQMKVLKKTREEAEKVAKEFLGKVGMSRFINAKPNQISGGQKQRVAIARALSMEPEVLLFDEPTSALDPEMVGEVLKVMKDLAKSGLTMIVVTHEMDFAHDVSSRVVFMDQGIILEDDKPEIIFEKPKHNRTKEFLSRMLQK